A genomic window from Thermococcus nautili includes:
- a CDS encoding DUF2283 domain-containing protein, with the protein MAQSVRYDPDVDILYVQLSKKKPVDADMKGDVVIDLDENGEVVGFEIWRARELILPEFMKFIEKIKAERAHVEG; encoded by the coding sequence ATGGCACAGAGCGTAAGGTACGACCCTGACGTTGATATCCTTTACGTTCAGCTCTCAAAGAAGAAGCCCGTTGATGCCGATATGAAAGGGGATGTGGTCATAGACCTCGATGAAAACGGAGAGGTCGTTGGCTTCGAGATATGGCGCGCGAGGGAGCTAATCCTGCCGGAGTTCATGAAGTTCATCGAGAAGATAAAGGCCGAAAGGGCCCACGTGGAGGGTTGA